From Halapricum desulfuricans, a single genomic window includes:
- a CDS encoding DUF371 domain-containing protein, with protein MDETIHATGHENVTATHESTFELTSDDYLTPAGDCILGVEADRVPTDFDEAFVAACQSAGATITATLEAGDHTVTVTGRGHPDLSFENDRSMVARTSEYVDDRTIMIGAEAAASNLDRGLIEALSAGAELTLTLSVE; from the coding sequence ATGGACGAAACGATCCACGCGACCGGCCACGAGAACGTCACTGCGACTCACGAGAGTACCTTCGAGTTAACCAGCGACGACTACCTCACGCCCGCTGGCGACTGTATCCTCGGGGTGGAGGCCGACCGAGTGCCGACCGATTTCGACGAGGCGTTCGTCGCCGCGTGTCAGTCCGCGGGCGCGACGATCACCGCCACACTCGAAGCCGGCGATCACACGGTGACCGTCACGGGTCGCGGGCACCCGGATCTGTCTTTCGAGAACGACCGCTCGATGGTCGCCCGCACGAGCGAGTACGTCGACGACCGCACGATCATGATCGGAGCCGAGGCCGCCGCGTCGAATCTCGATCGCGGCTTGATCGAGGCGCTGTCGGCTGGTGCCGAGTTGA